Within Spodoptera frugiperda isolate SF20-4 chromosome 22, AGI-APGP_CSIRO_Sfru_2.0, whole genome shotgun sequence, the genomic segment gcagccacttcaaaaatgcttgtggataaatctaaactttgagaaactcaatttctttgaaatttggtatgcggggtaagatcggacaaattaaacgaaaaaaaaaagaatcatttggaacatctatatttgttgtattaggtaaatttttgtgaTGTCATTTTAAAGAACAGGAAAGATCGGATACGTTCCTTTCATACACCTTGTGCTCCTAgcactagaaattattttaaattgctaTCCGAACTTACCCCATGACGGCCAAATCGtcatcacattaaaaaaaaaattgtcctgattttataggcttgcaaagcaaaaagtattaagtatttataaataaattaaattttaaattacactgtgtttaatcattattcgtttccactatttttcattaatctactgtgtaccaaaattgagataataaagtttttgcaacagccttgcaactattcgaaaatccgtccgatgttaccccaacgcaccctaAGTAAGTACTGCACCACTGAATGATGCCGGCACACTGCAGCTCGCGCTATTTATACTCACGTTTTAAATGCTTAATGACTGCGTATGAACAACTCAGAACCAAAAAACTTATGCAATATCTTTATTTAGTTATCGCTTTATTcggaactagcttttgcccgcgattTCATCCGCATGGAATACAGACTTTCGGGCAGAAAAGTATAGATAGCTGTGCCCGGGACTCAGACAGCGTGTAACTCTTTCCgtgacacaaaaataatcacgCCCGATGGCTTATTAACGCATCTTATGTATAACTTTCTctcatttttttcattttctcttttttatgacgttgccccacactaggatttttcctgtgttgtgagtgcgtttacaaacatacaagttcatatacacatgagtCACATGagtcacatgacacccagacccgaaacaacaatttgtggatcacacaaagagttgttccgtgcgggaatcgaacccgctccccttgcgcgacagccagttacccagccaccgcaccaaccgtgcagtcgatgaTGTGCAGACTTTGATGTTTCTATACCGATTTATaaggttacttttttattgaattggtaataatgttattttttttaataagagatGAGTGAGAGTGTTGAAAACGTAAGAGTAGGCAAATATAATCAAAAAGCTCTGGACAGTTAAGTTATCGGGAGTAACACAAtggaatattttgtataatatttgcaTCATACATGACTTCtttgtagctttaaccattaaggctgcacacacgATGGCAGCTTAAAAATGGAGTAACTTCTCccgttttcccaacatttcccttcactgctctgctcctattaattgtagcgtgatgaaaagtatactgtAAGGAGGTATagctgcccaggagtatgaagaataATTGTACCTAGTTTTGTTAAAATCCGTCGAGTAACTATCTAGTTTCTATATagaacacacagacagacagacatacaaaatatttactcattGCATTTTTgccatcattatttttaaatatatttagtgtATAGCATTGACCTCTccacagatttattatataaatatagataaatgaAATTATCTTGTTTGTCACAATGTAGGTATATATGTCGCAGCGATATAATAAAAACAGGGATTTGGTCAAATCTCTAAGGGATTTGATCAAACCACGGAAgatgtcaaaataacaacacgATTTTGTCACTTCACTAGCATTATCATTTCACTGAATCAGTTTAGGGATTTGTCAAATCACCAGATTTTGTTTAGGGAAATGATAAAATcgtgttgttattttgacatcTTCCGTGGTTTGATCAAATCCCTTAGAGATTTGGCCAAATCCCTGTTTTTATCATATTCCTGCGACATATACATAAAGAGTGACAATGTGCCTTGTTGCTTCGTTggacgagtggtcgcaagtgcgcaaggaatcgaacccgagacttctTGTCCGGCCAAAAgaggtctcggtttcgattcccgggtcggacaaagtattactgggcttttttcgggttttcgaaagtCAGTAGTAGCAGCAATAGtaggagtctggaaatgtgcccagtatagattatattaatatgtcaatagactcaccccctattacatgggacctataacacaaattgtgaaaagtggatgtacattggatagcggcattacgtgcctaccccttcagggataaagaGTGTGACGTTGCACTAATTTGTGAACAACGTGAAAATATCGGTCTCTGGCTaactccatgggagacaggcgtgaggttatgtatgtttgtaatatgtaAAAATGTCGTATAggttcagtttaaaaaaatatttatcgacCTACGCACATGAGGCACTATAAATGTAATCGCACGTGACATTTTtttggggaaaatcatgcaatgacttttctcgccatgggcgaggtgaaggggagtgtcagactcttactgactaaataacACACCGTTTTtagtcctgcttttcaagctggagccacggtaaacccgttaggtaccTATGTGACAAATTCATAGCAAATTGGTGAAAAATGTATCGTGTGAAATCTAGTAAATAAGTCGTTGGTGTatctttaaacaaatatttataaatgaattatccaacacaaaatgaCTTTTtctaaatcggaccagtagttccagattTTAGCgcgttaaacaaacaaactcttcagctttgtataatacaaaaaagtaGGTATTAGATAAGGTATTTATTTCAGACTAGCTATTCCGGCGCGGATTCACCCGctgttcggctcctattgatcgtatcgtgtttacatattttatattacaaaccTTCTCCTGacaataaacattacattaccATACATTAAAAAACTCATCCAATTTGGTGAAGTCGTTCAGGAGTTATGCGCGTACATACATTTTGCcttaaaagttttttattgttgaaaaaatCGCCCATATTTCCTGGCGATAATATggcgtttttttttgtattatacaagAGCTAAATATGCATTCTGTGATAACAAAAAgtgataaataattatcaatAAACGCATAAAAAGTGGAACACGAAAGATAACCCGGTCGATTTCGACCAAACAAGTAGGGTGGGATTGCATAAATtcgcaaaaatataaatatcggTACAATTGTTCACAAGACAATTAGAAATAAACCCTAGAAGTTCCACATCATACCCGTGTATGGAAGAAAGTcagactgcttcgttggccgagtggttgcaagtgcgactgccggtctCTTGGTCCATGCCcttgtcataatatttttgcttttacaataaatcttatcaatatggtaCCTATACGTTGCGTAGCACTACAATTAACAACAACTAGTAAATTATATctacaaaaaatacttacgcAATTAAGAAATATGGTAATTTTATTACCCACAATTTTTGttcatgtatttttataataaaacttacttaCTCCACTCCTGggcttccggagctgcggactgcctaacgggttaccggggctccggctcgaaaagcaggagtaggcacggggtggttcttagtcagtaagagtgtgacgcTGACctcacgcctcacccaaggcgagagaagtcattggatgctagctaactatacataatataagtatttgCTACTGAAATTGAATTATATCTTATATAGAATTTCACAACTGTAGAAACTGAAATTTTTGCTTAAGGAGACAAAACTGGATTTCAACTATCGAAAATCACAATTTTTGCAAGTACGCGCCTCACGACTCTGTAGAAAATCAGTACtaacaaaatcaataatcaCAGTGGTATATACCTACAACAGGGTGTAAAAGCGGTCCTTGGCCTAAAAATGGTTGGGAACCCTATTTATATCGGAACTGTAATGTAAAGGAGGCCcacagtccagcagtggactgtcacgggctgtttatgttgtaagtcaTTACTCTGATTAAGGTTTCAGAGTTGTATCACATTATTGTATAACATTACTCAAATAGCATTACTCAGCGGTCACGCTTGTGATCTCTCAACCAATGGGGTAGCAAACTATTTCAATTTAActttgagtaataaataaaacacaaacagcAGCTGGTTAATGTTTATTGATAACGTTACAGTAACACGTTTACTGGGCGTGTAAGCAAGATTAAAACCTGACGcagtcgcagggagccgctggatgcaggccGCTTCCAACCGACCGCTCGAGCCATTGGGGGAGGcgtatgttcagcagtggacggcTTGTGCTCGATGTGATGACGATGAAGAAGTTGACTTTGAAACTTGTAAAATTAGCTACTTGTCAGTGCTTGAAGTCGATTTGTGAGTTTCAATAATTTTGGTTCGATTTCCGAGTCGTGCTTGATTCAGTTGGTTCTATTGTTCATTTCCATAATAACTGTCCTCTATCAAACTCGCAGCTTGCGCCAGCACACAAGTcgctaaaataaaaatcattattatgtacaaaaataaattgcttagATTAACtttttaggtaataattttGATACACTTACATGACAATTTACCGCTAACAACTTcacatgttccttgaccacctATATTAAAGCATGTTTCTATCATGTCACGACAACGCGAATCTACAATGTAAATCTGTGCTCCTAAAGCACCGCAAGCACAGAGTGCGACAATGAGCAGGAACAATATTGTGCACGACTTCATCTTGTGCGGGACTCGTCGACTCTGCCGCGCGGTAAGTAAGTACTGCACCACTGAATGATGCCGGCACACTGCAGCTCGCGCTATTTATACTCACGTTTTAAATGCTTAATGACTGCGTATGAACAACTCAGAACCAAAAAACTTATGCAATATCTTTATTTAGTTATCGCTTTAttcaaaactagcttttgcccgcgattTCATCCGCATTGATAAATAAttcggtgcttttccaccagagatggcCTATGTacatagctatgctacgaagatgtaataactaagctgtgaaactatgtaaccgtttccaccgatgctaagctgtgcgagtaagGTGTGCTATGTGGctgtgccgccgcaaagtagctgtgcgagaaagatgcgcagctcgagtatgcgatgtatggatagtagggaagccatccatagtatgCATAGCATGCATCATTAGTAGTCATAGCACATCTTTCATTATaagaaacatagcttaactgagttcGTTtgcaccagtgctaagctaagtgtaccaatgaatatgattggtggaagctaaccggatagcatagcacatctccgatggaaaagcactctgttattgcatttttagtgagtatctatatattaatacgtgatgcaaaaactttatacatctttttacgaaaattgcgcggacgtaggagcataaaatttggtacacttatagtttatgtgtaggagaagtgcagaacgctaatatttaaaaaaaataatgcttataaagtacattaaatcaataaataaaacattacacacacatgcatagtatctgatcgtatatgacaaaacgtcaaaatcaatagacattgcgatgatattctcacgtctcatatgaaaagagtttgtttgagtttgagttaaataaaaattatccttgaacgtatgttaagtggtattgtaaattatatagtttatggttgaatttcaaccactaggcgaccactagtagtGATTAATCAACTTATCACTACAACATACCAAACtaagaaaaaattaatgtttacagtacataatatatcttatctaattaaaacataatattctttgtttatatttttgataaaattattatgtttgattgcctcgttggtcgagtggtcgcaagtgcaactgccgaacaaggggtctcgggttcgattcccgggtcgggcaaagtattactgggattttctcagtagaagcacggagtatggaattatgtccagtatatggcaataggctcatcccctattacatgggacttataacacaaatggtgaagtgggtgtacattgtatagcggcattacgtgccgtaatgtgcaccactgcctacccctttggggataaaaagcatgagattgctttatttttatcactctGTTCATttttcaacacaaaataaacttttattttcaaactaagGCTAAGATATTCGACACGATATAATTAGCATTTCATTTGTGTGCCTTTGGCGACACTGGTTCCGCTAGTCATTTTGTTGGATGCCACTTCACCTAATTTGCTCTATTCCATGGAGaggcataataataaaaaatagggcAGATCCACAACAAAGTCCTCATAGATCACATGTGTGCATCAAAAGTTATTTTCGGTCAAagcacttttaatttttttcttaatattggAAAGCTACGAGTATGGCTTTTTTAGCGGGGAAAATTGTCCTATAACTCTTCCGTGTAGTGTCAGACTttaattgactaaaaaccaccccgttcctatgcctgcttttcgagctggagccccgacTATTTAGCTAGGTAAAAACATACCCTCGccccgcaccatggcttgaatcAACGCCGGACACGAGAGGTCACCGTTGCtaaccacatccctgaggacgcAGTGCTCAGTCCATGCCGGTCAAATCGCCACCTTATCCTCTACCGTGTCCTCTGGGCGGTCCTcccagtgatgacacccgggcgatTCTttccgcccaatcagaaacaagAACCCGCCAAAAGTGCttgagggagtttcagactcttactgactaaaaaccaccccgttcctactcctgcttttcgagccgaagccccggtaaattcgctaggtagtccgcagctccggattcccATGTCCGGTGAGGACGCCGTAGCGCTTCTCATGCCACTTTTCAAAAAGGGGACTTACAGCTGCAATGCCGGTGGGATACCGGATTCCCGATTTGCGCGAGAGTCTTCTTGCACTCTAGCgcaattttcaataaatataatatttattttcaaataatgacattatttatttaatgaaacatatttttctaataactatcgtgggagactgcacggttggtgcggtggctgggcaactggctgccgtgcaacgggtagcgggttcgattcccgcacggagcaactctttgtgtgatccacaaattgttgtttcgggggtctgggtgtcatgtgtatgtgaacttgtatgtttgtaaacgcacccacgacacaggagaaaatcctagtgtggggaaaagtttcttttttttaataaaaaaggcaacgtttttttaaaaaaaaaagaaaaaaaaaagaaagaaactggaaactagtagagcttttcacAGTATATTTACGGCACGTgagtaaacaattatttttagttaagtagAAAAAACCATTTGTTGGATTAGCATGTTtattaaactacataatattattatgtgcgAGTTACAAATAGAGAAGCATATAACTTGAAACGCTGAGAACGAAGAGTAGAAGAACTgatatgaagtttcttgctcattcttctccacaggactttggaacgagcaaatagcttcactagagcattgaccgacagacagacattttgttttttttttctatataatattgtaatatttactttgacgttcacAAGTGCCTTCCCgctctatttgaaataaataatttttgactttgactttgaactgaTAGTCGATAGGCCAGGTAGTAGAGTGATGATCACGAACCAGTAGACTTAGCGTGggtcagtgccggcgttagggggggggggcagggcgacaaattctggggggcgccaaggtctgaagttggagtctcttgcctctcttggtgcaaaccctcagaactgtgcTCTGCGCACTgtgcatatttttttagatgGATTTTTGAAGGTTTGTGGTGGTCTTACGCATACGATTGGTGCAATACTTGAGTCAAGTGgacgccacaatattttcgcccggggtatcagtggcccttacgccggcactagCGTGGGTATGCCTACCACTAAGACCGATGACATCATCATCAGAATCATGGGTAGCTAATGGATGCAAGTAGCGAGCTGTCGTTcaacgtggaggactaagggggaggcctttgttcagcagtggatagTCTTCTGGCTATGGCTGATGGTGGTTAGGACTTCATACATTTCCTTTCGCATTGTGATAATGTTTGGAAATTGTTGTTATTTGCTTGGCATCCACCATAGACgaacatttgacattttctgCTGGTTGAATTATAGGCGTACCTGGAAAAATAGAAATACAGTTTCAGATGGTCTATGGAACACGAACGAGCAtgaacgagctgacgtatcacctgatggtaagcaatcgccgccgtccatggacacttgaaactcgaagagttacaagtgcaatgccggccttttgaaggttagaaatttaagggttgttggggaatcggggattgggaagattgggaaggcgttaatagggcctccggtaacctcactcacacaacgaaacacaacgtaagcgttgtttcacgtcggttttctgtgaggccgtggtaccactccggtcgagccggcccattcgtgcagaaaTTTGGCTCTCTCCCACACTTCCCACTTTGCTACTTTGCTAGGCAGTTACACTTGCACGTGACTAAAAATGCAGTTTTATctacaactagctacttccgcgcggtttcacccgctctgctcgattcctattgatcgtagcgtaatgatttatagcctataacctttctcgataaatgcgctatccaacacaaaaataattattcaaatcggaccagtagttcctgagattagcgcgttcaaagaaacaaacaaactcttcagctttatagtattatataagtatagattactagctacttccgcgcggtttcacccactctgctcggctcctattagtcatagcgtgatgttttatagcttatagccttcctcgataaatgcactatccaacacaaaaagaattattcaattcggaccagtagttccgaagattagcgcgttcaaacaaacaaacaaactcttcagctttataatattagtatagatagtatagataatCATTATAAACGCACAATTCAGCTTACCTCTCGAAATATCCTCTGCATCTGCCAGTTTTTATTGGCTCTAAGCAGTCAGGATCTGTAATAGCATCAATAATAATACCATATGGGGCAAGCacatatgatttaatttaatttaagaaactaccgcactcagagacacttaatgattacttaaactattccttagtaaacgattttgttccgaaaacaatcgctaaggactaggttaagtagccattaaatgactctgattcGGCGGTAAGAATACAATCTTTTTGTTATGTGGagtgtttgaaaaatatattttagattgTCGGTAGTTCCTTCATAAACGGGCCAACTAAAATAACCTGAGAGTTCCGTGGTTGCCCCAAACATTGAAAACATTATACTCTGGTATTGAAACATAAGAAATTTTGCattcaataatgtttaaaaaatatttgatgattacaaaaataaactgtgCCTACTAGAGTCGACCCGGCGACTTTTAACCTATTACTCCAAAGATATCCATTGCGCCAAACTTGCAACTGAAGAGATATACCAAATATAGTGTCATTCGACTTATAAAAATACGATAAAAGATTGtcatattatataggtacaacTGTGTAACTCGATCGTTCATTATTCGATTTATTCAATAtaagttttgtgtgtcgagaagTAAATCGATTTGCAAGTGATACAGGTGACAGTGGTAGCGATGTCGTTGGCAAAAAACGAACTAGAAAGAGGGACCGATGTGTCTGCTTTTAAACATcaatatactccagttcatccgtgatcatggcgcttgcaacagtgccgaaatatcggaaacttatggacataaataaacatggtaaatatcccgtctcaagttctagtAACTATAAGTTAGttataaggatttttttttctttttaatgaaaCACTAAGGTAAACGAGCAAccgtatcacctaatggtaagtaatcgccgccgcccatggactcttgagtcacaagaggcgttacaagtgcgttgccggccttttggggattaggaatataagggttgttgttcgggaatcggggattgggaacgttgggaaggggggaattgggcatccgataacctcactcatgtcggttttatgtgagcccgtggtatcactctggtcgagccggcccattcgtactgaagcatggctctcccacacttagatttATTCTatgttgtaatgttatttatggacagtaaaattaaaacagatCAGAGCCGACCAGA encodes:
- the LOC118280050 gene encoding trypsin inhibitor-like, with protein sequence MKYLYFFMFFLLCIQYIFGARDPDCLEPIKTGRCRGYFERYAYNSTSRKCQMFVYGGCQANNNNFQTLSQCERKCMKS